One Triticum dicoccoides isolate Atlit2015 ecotype Zavitan chromosome 5B, WEW_v2.0, whole genome shotgun sequence genomic window carries:
- the LOC119306078 gene encoding probable cytokinin riboside 5'-monophosphate phosphoribohydrolase LOGL9, which yields MQGGGGGVMEETAAVAKNRSGGVGERAAVEVQEGPRFRRVCVFCGSSSGKRSSYRDAAVELGKELVARRMDLVYGGGSLGLMGEVSEAVHKAGGHVIGVIPTTLMGKEITGETVGEVVAVSGMHERKAAMARNADAFIALPGGYGTLDELLEVIAWAQLGIHTKPVGLLNVEGYYDFLLAFIDKAVDDGFIRPSQRHIFVSAPDARGLVRKLEEYVAVVDDPATPKLRWEIEQVGYNATLHAGI from the exons atgcagggcggcggcggcggcgtgatggAGGAGACAGCGGCGGTGGCCAAGAACCGCAGCGGCGGTGTTGGTGAGCGCGCCGCCGTGGAGGTGCAGGAGGGGCCTCGTTTCCGGCGGGTGTGTGTGTTCTGCGGGAGCAGCTCCGGGAAGCGCAGCAGCTACCGCGACGCCGCCGTCGAGCTGGGCAAGGAACTG GTTGCTCGTCGGATGGATCTGGTGTACGGAGGAGGCAGCCTGGGGCTCATGGGGGAGGTCTCGGAGGCCGTCCACAAGGCCGGCGGCCACGTCATCGG CGTCATACCTACCACTCTCATGGGCAAGGAG ATCACCGGGGAGACggtgggggaggtggtggcggtgtcGGGGATGCACGAGCGGAAGGCGGCCATGGCGCGCAACGCCGACGCTTTCATCGCGCTGCCCGGCGGCTACGGCACCCTGGACGAGCTGCTCGAGGTCATCGCATGGGCGCAGCTGGGCATCCACACCAAGCCA GTGGGGCTGCTGAACGTGGAGGGGTACTACGACTTCCTGCTGGCCTTCATcgacaaggcggtggacgacggcttcATCAGGCCATCCCAGCGCCACATCTTCGTCAGCGCGCCCGACGCTAGGGGCCTCGTCCGCAAGCTCGAG GAGTACGTGGCGGTGGTGGACGACCCGGCGACGCCCAAGCTGCGGTGGGAGATCGAGCAGGTCGGCTACAACGCCACGCTACACGCAGGGATCTGA